Proteins found in one Acipenser ruthenus chromosome 18, fAciRut3.2 maternal haplotype, whole genome shotgun sequence genomic segment:
- the LOC131698620 gene encoding uncharacterized protein LOC131698620 isoform X1 — protein MGSRSVQTALSLALILLVQLHGGFGWSWSDQPVYNPVLFTAPRVVFQAKPTPLSVQRADLSLLNSVTLDCRKDAIVLTVNRDLFGIGYLVSSADLSVGSAGCSATSSDSVANTVLFSIQLQDCGCTFQDYCRWAHRTSSVNILHTQK, from the exons ATGGGGTCGCGCAGTGTTCAGACAGCGCTTTCGCTCGCTTTGATTTTACTTGTGCAGCTCCACGGCGGTTTCGGATGGAGCTGGTCGGATCAGCCGGTTTATAACCCAGTGCTGTTTACCGCGCCGAGAGTGGTATTTCAGGCGAAGCCCACCCCTCTCTCCGTGCAGAGAGCTGACCTGTCGCTGTTGAATTCGGTCACCCTGGACTGCAGGAAAGACGCCATCGTCTTGACCGTGAACCGGGACTTGTTTGGGATCGGCTACCTGGTGAGCAGCGCCGACTTGAGCGTCGGGTCCGCGGGCTGCTCGGCCACCTCCTCCGACAGCGTCGCCAACACGGTTTTGTTCAGCATCCAGCTCCAGGACTGCGGCTGCACTTTCCAG GATTATTGTCGCTGGGCTCACAGAACTTCTTCAGTCAATATTTTGCACACACAAAAGTAA
- the LOC131698620 gene encoding zona pellucida sperm-binding protein 3-like isoform X3, which translates to MGSRSVQTALSLALILLVQLHGGFGWSWSDQPVYNPVLFTAPRVVFQAKPTPLSVQRADLSLLNSVTLDCRKDAIVLTVNRDLFGIGYLVSSADLSVGSAGCSATSSDSVANTVLFSIQLQDCGCTFQG; encoded by the coding sequence ATGGGGTCGCGCAGTGTTCAGACAGCGCTTTCGCTCGCTTTGATTTTACTTGTGCAGCTCCACGGCGGTTTCGGATGGAGCTGGTCGGATCAGCCGGTTTATAACCCAGTGCTGTTTACCGCGCCGAGAGTGGTATTTCAGGCGAAGCCCACCCCTCTCTCCGTGCAGAGAGCTGACCTGTCGCTGTTGAATTCGGTCACCCTGGACTGCAGGAAAGACGCCATCGTCTTGACCGTGAACCGGGACTTGTTTGGGATCGGCTACCTGGTGAGCAGCGCCGACTTGAGCGTCGGGTCCGCGGGCTGCTCGGCCACCTCCTCCGACAGCGTCGCCAACACGGTTTTGTTCAGCATCCAGCTCCAGGACTGCGGCTGCACTTTCCAG
- the LOC131698620 gene encoding zona pellucida sperm-binding protein 3-like isoform X2, translating into MGSRSVQTALSLALILLVQLHGGFGWSWSDQPVYNPVLFTAPRVVFQAKPTPLSVQRADLSLLNSVTLDCRKDAIVLTVNRDLFGIGYLVSSADLSVGSAGCSATSSDSVANTVLFSIQLQDCGCTFQIH; encoded by the coding sequence ATGGGGTCGCGCAGTGTTCAGACAGCGCTTTCGCTCGCTTTGATTTTACTTGTGCAGCTCCACGGCGGTTTCGGATGGAGCTGGTCGGATCAGCCGGTTTATAACCCAGTGCTGTTTACCGCGCCGAGAGTGGTATTTCAGGCGAAGCCCACCCCTCTCTCCGTGCAGAGAGCTGACCTGTCGCTGTTGAATTCGGTCACCCTGGACTGCAGGAAAGACGCCATCGTCTTGACCGTGAACCGGGACTTGTTTGGGATCGGCTACCTGGTGAGCAGCGCCGACTTGAGCGTCGGGTCCGCGGGCTGCTCGGCCACCTCCTCCGACAGCGTCGCCAACACGGTTTTGTTCAGCATCCAGCTCCAGGACTGCGGCTGCACTTTCCAG